The Candidatus Angelobacter sp. genome has a window encoding:
- a CDS encoding choice-of-anchor tandem repeat GloVer-containing protein — protein sequence NGYYPNAGLAKGKDGNFYGTTISGGAYGNGTIFRVTTNGSLTRLLSINFNPYATATGGLAQGSDGNFYGVTHPGADVGETTPGTVFKMTPTGHLVTLLSLDPAVGYLSYPPIQASDGNLYGTTGFFFRSEVLQGIVYKIMPDGTWTNLVALDSLDLAYGVSLVQGADGNLYGTAAGSDLSIDDGYGPGAIFRIVVPPPPPTLTIAQEGNQMVFSWPTNAAGFVLQLTTNLTPPIVWSDSTDASAVVGTQFTVTNVNSAVEQFFRLKQP from the coding sequence CCAACGGCTATTATCCAAATGCAGGTTTGGCGAAAGGCAAAGATGGCAACTTCTACGGCACAACCATTTCGGGTGGAGCGTACGGTAATGGAACGATATTCAGAGTCACCACCAACGGCAGCCTGACGCGGCTGCTCTCGATCAATTTCAACCCTTACGCAACCGCGACAGGCGGTTTGGCGCAGGGCAGCGACGGCAATTTCTACGGGGTAACTCACCCCGGCGCGGACGTAGGCGAAACGACGCCTGGCACGGTGTTCAAAATGACTCCGACCGGCCATTTGGTGACGTTGTTATCGTTGGACCCCGCCGTTGGCTACCTGAGCTACCCGCCTATACAAGCGAGCGATGGAAATCTTTACGGCACCACTGGCTTCTTTTTCCGAAGTGAAGTTTTACAAGGAATTGTTTACAAAATAATGCCTGACGGCACCTGGACAAACCTGGTTGCACTCGACAGCCTTGATCTCGCCTACGGAGTTTCGCTCGTGCAGGGCGCAGACGGTAATCTCTACGGTACTGCCGCCGGCAGTGATCTCTCGATCGACGACGGATATGGTCCAGGGGCCATTTTCCGCATCGTGGTGCCACCGCCGCCACCTACCCTCACGATCGCGCAAGAGGGAAACCAAATGGTTTTTTCCTGGCCGACCAATGCCGCTGGATTTGTGCTCCAATTGACTACGAACCTTACTCCGCCGATCGTCTGGAGTGATTCGACCGACGCCTCCGCCGTCGTCGGCACGCAATTCACCGTCACCAACGTCAACTCTGCCGTCGAGCAGTTTTTTCGCCTAAAGCAACCGTAA